The genomic window TAACCGAAGAAGGACAATGGATATGGGGACAACCACCGAAATACTACAACAAGTACATTTCTCTGGAAAACATAGAAAATCTTATCCTAAACTTCATCAAAAAGAATTATATTACACACTAGAGGACATATGAAAAAAATAAAGATAATGCACCATTTGTATTGGGTTCTCAAAGGAGTCAAAGTCTATGCCCTTGTAGGAAAAAGTGGAACAGGCAAGTCCTTTAGAGCCAAACTAGTAGCAGACAAATATCACATCAACTATATAATAGATGATGGTCTTTTTATTAAAGAGGATCGTATTCTGGCAGGTAAGACGGCCAAACAGGCAGACGGATACCTAACAGCTGTAAAAACAGCAATATTTGAAGATATTGAGCATAGAGAAAACGTCCTAAAAGCCCTGACAAAGGAAAATTTTAATAAGATATTACTTATAGGGACAAGTCGTAAGATGGTTAACAAGATAGCGGATAGACTCGAATTGCCCCATATATTCAAGTACATTCAGATAGAAGACATAGCCTCCAGATCAGAAATCGAACAAGCTCTCCATAGTAGAAATCAGGAACAGAAGCATGTGATTCCCGTTCCAGCTGTGGAAGTTGGAAAAGACTATTCCAGTATACTTGCAGATTCTGTTAAGATCTTCCTCAAAGGTGGAATCAACTTATTCCGCAAAAAGAAAAGTTTTAATAAAGCTGTAGTCAG from Spirochaeta cellobiosiphila DSM 17781 includes these protein-coding regions:
- a CDS encoding Asp23/Gls24 family envelope stress response protein, with amino-acid sequence MKKIKIMHHLYWVLKGVKVYALVGKSGTGKSFRAKLVADKYHINYIIDDGLFIKEDRILAGKTAKQADGYLTAVKTAIFEDIEHRENVLKALTKENFNKILLIGTSRKMVNKIADRLELPHIFKYIQIEDIASRSEIEQALHSRNQEQKHVIPVPAVEVGKDYSSILADSVKIFLKGGINLFRKKKSFNKAVVRPQFHQNKGRVSISESALSQMILHCIDEFNDTLKVSKVSIKNRNEGYMVHLTITVPFGQSLPSSLQKLQNYIIDSISRYTGILVEEVHITVETIKGGIRDD